Sequence from the Pseudophaeobacter arcticus DSM 23566 genome:
ATGAAGAAGTTTGTTGCTGAGTCCACTCTGCTCAACCAAGCCTTTGTTGTGAACCCCGACCTGACCGTTGAAGCCGCAGCAAAAGAAGCTGGCGCGACTATCACCGGTTTTGTCCGTCTGGAAGTTGGCGAAGGCATCGAAGTCGAAAAAGAAGACTTCGCAGCTGAAGTTGCAAAAGCCGCCAAAGGCTGAGCTTTTTCAAAACAACTCAGATTAGAGGGGCTGACGGTTTTCCGTCGGCCCTTTTTTGTTCTGCCACGCGACCAACAGGCCGTTCTGATGCGGTGCGCAAATAGACTGGGGCTGGAACCGCCGGGAATGGCAGTAAACCCCAGGAACCGAGCTGGAAAAAAGGCCAGAGTTCCAGGCGCCGGGGCTTCCCCGCAGCCTAAAGCCACGGCGCCAACGACGATGTTAGGGGCTAGTATCCGGGGGGCAGGGATGTCGAGAGGCCCCATTGATGGGGATGATGGGGCCCCTCTTTCAAACGGCACTGGCGTGGATAAATACACACCAGACACCGGACAGGTCTGAGAGCCTTGTTATCGCAAGGGTCGTTTCCCATAGTTCCCAGGCCAAAGCCACCACTCACGGAACTCCGACACATTGCCCCAGTTTGCAACACAAGTGTAGTAGTGTTTTCCATACCCGATAGACGGAAGCTGCCCTAGGGGAAGTCTCTCCTAAAGGGCGAGGATTATTTGGTTTTTAGCCAGCACCCCCCCGGTTGCGGGTAAGGTTTTTCAGGTTTCGAGGATATACATCTGATTTTGCAAGGCGGCTTTTAGCACCGCTTGGGCGCTGGTTTCCACCGACAGCGAGGCGCGCGCCAGTCGCAGGTGTTTTTCGACCGTGGCCGAGGTGAGCCCCATGAGCAGCGCAATATCCTGGGTGGTCTTGCCGTCCCCGACCCACTCCAGTGCTTCGCGCTGCCGGTTGGTCAGGCCGCGATTCGGCGGATCATAGGGCAAAGTCAGGATCTTGAGATGAACCACATTGTTCATCAAGACGATGTCTTCTCCGTGCTCTTTCCACATCTCGTCCAGTTCGCTTTGGCAGCTTCCAGGCTTGGCGGCCAGGGAGATTGCCCCTTTGTAGCGTTTGGAGGCAGAGAAAAAGCTGATCGTATATCCGGCTGTCAGCTGCATACGTTCGTTGAATTCAATCACCTGTTTAGAGGCCGGGCCCAACTGGCCATTGTTCAGCAGTTCGCGGATGATCTTCCAACTGCAAGCGCCTTCATTCTCCAGCGCCCAGAGCACCATCGGCGCCTGGCGGTAGAGGCCCTGATGCAGGAACCCCGAGATGTATTTCTGATCGTGATTGGTCAAAATGACAAAATCGTCGGGATCCCCCAACGAGGTTTCGGTTTTGAACCGGGTATAGCCGTAGATCAGGCGGTCAAACCCATATTCGGCCATCTTCACGACATGGGCATGCCACAGCTCCTCAAGGCTTTTTGCGCCAGAAACAAAATGAAGATATTCCAATATTGTCATCAGCTTACATCGCTTGATTGAGTCAGCTTTTGTACCAAAGCATCAATCGCCATCAAATAGCCCTGCGTGCCAAATCCACATATCTGGCCGATTGCGGCCCGGGCGATATAGGACTGGTGGCGAAACACCTCGCGGGCATGGATATTGGACAGATGCACCTCAACGGTTGGGATCTCAACCGAGTAGATGGCATCCATCAAGGCGACAGAAGTATGGGTATATGCGCCAGCATTCAGAACAATTCCCACATGTTGGCCACGGGCCGCATGAATGGCGTCCAGCAAAACCCCTTCGTGGTTCGATTGCAGACACTGCACCTGAAACCCCAATTTCTTTGCATGTTCAATGCAGCTGTTTTCCAGCATGTCCAGGGTTTCGGCCCCGTAGACTTCGGGTTGCCGGGTTCCAAGCAGGTTGAGATTTGGACCGTTCAGTATCAATAAGCTGTGCATTACATATCCCCCACTTTTCAGGTTTAAGATTAAACGGCAGCTTTGCACAGGGATAGCGAAACCGGAGAGCGCGGTTTTACGTGTAGTATGTTGCGAATATCGCACGAAAAAAGGCAAGCGCCCAAACTGGCCGCCTGCCTAAATCTCTGCCCGTCTGGCGGGCCTAGCTGTTGGTCAGCACAACTTTACCCATCACCCGTCTGTCCTGCATCATCTCCAGCGCCTTTGCCGCCTCTGTCATTGGCAAGACGTCACAGATCTGCGGCTTGATCTTTCCTGAACCATAAAGCGCCTGGAGCTCGGCCATATTCTCGGCATGGCCCTTGGGGTCACGAAAAACCGAAGCGCCCCAGAACACGCCACGAATGTCGCAGCCCTTGAGCAAAGGCAGGTTCAGCGGAATTTCGGGGATGCCCGCAGGGAAGCCGACAACCAGGTACCGGCCCAGCCAGGCCATGGTTCGCAGCGCCGGTTCCGCATAGTTTCCGCCCACCGCGTCATAGACGACATCGACTCCAGATTTGCCGGACAGCTCTTTGATATTATTTGAAAAATCCTTTTGCTCATCACGGCTCATATCGCGACTGTAGACCAGCGTTTCATCGGCACCGATCTTTTTGCAAAAGGCTGCTTTTTCGGCTGAGGACACAGCCGCAATGACCTTTGCGCCCATGGATTTACCCAGCTCAATGGCCGCAGCACCAACGCCGCCGGCAGCGCCCAAAATCAGCAGGGTTTCCCCCGGTTTCAGCTCTGCGCGGTCTTTGAGGGCATGATAGGAGGTGCCATAGGTGAAGACAAAGCCGGCAGCATCTTCAAACGGCATCGCTTCCGGAAATTTGACGGCCTGATTTGCCGCCATACAGATCTGCGTGGCAAAGCCCCCATGGCCGGTCAAGGCCAGCACCCGGTCGCCAATTTCATATCCGCTGACACCCTCGCCAAGGGCAGTCACCACGCCGGAAATCTCTCCACCTGGGGCAAAGGGGCGCGCAGGCTTCATCTGATAGAGATCGCGAATGATCAGCGTGTCAGGAAAGTTGACGCCGGCGGCGCGAATTTCAACCAGCAACTCGCCTTTGCCGGGGCTAAGGTCCGGCTGTTCAGTCCAGACAAGCGTTTGGGGTCCACCGGGGGTGGTGCTGAGCATAGATTTCATATTTTGTTCCTTCCGGCCGCCCGGTGGCTGACCCGTGTTTCTAAAATTACGTAAAGTCTTCTGTCCCTCAGCCGCGTTGTCAATGGCATAGCGAAATGTAATTCTACATTGTGAAACCGCCAGAGGCCACGGGAGGCTCTGGAAGGCGGGACTGAGGAGAAAGCACAACATGGGTCAAGGTGATGCGGGACGTGATCACGCCGAGTTTCGGCGCGAGGTCCGGGAATGGCTGGAGGCAAACTGCCCGCCAGAAATGCGTGATGGCGCAGGTGGTGAGGATGCGATCTGTTGGGGCGGGACCACTTGGGTCTTTACCTGCGAGGCGCAGAAGACCTGGCTGGACCGCTGTGCAGCACGTGGATTTACCGTGCCCACATGGCCAAAACCCTATGGCGGGGCGGGACTCAGCCGGGATGAAGACAAAATCCTGAAACAAGAGATGCAGGCCATTGGCGCGCGCTCTCCGCTGGATAGTTTTGGCATCTGGATGCTGGGCCCGGCGCTGTTGAAATTTGGCAGCGAAGAGCAGAAATTGCATTTTCTGCCCCCCATTGCCCGCGGCGAAATCCGCTGGTGCCAGGGCTATTCCGAGCCCGGCGCGGGCTCTGATCTGGCGGGGGTACAGACCCATGCGGCAGATCAGGGCGATACCTGGCTGGTCAATGGGCAAAAGATCTGGACCTCTTATGCGGATCGTGCCGATTGGATCTTTGCCCTGCTCAGAACCAATCGCGAGGCCAAGAAACATCTTGGTATTTCTTTTGTTCTTATGGATATGCGCAGCCCAGGAATTACCACACGTCCGATCCAATTGATCTCTGGTGCCTCGCCCTTTTGCGAGACCTTTTTTGAGGATGTCGAGGTGCCAAAACATCAGGTGGTTGGCACCATTGACCGGGGCTGGGATGTCGCCAAATACCTGCTGACCCATGAACGCGAGATGATCAGCAATGGCGGCAATGTCATGGGATCAGGCCGTGCCCTGGGGGCGGTTCTCGCTGAAAGCGAAACAGGACAAAGCGATCCTGTGCTGCGCGGCGAGGCCATGCGGGCCGAAGTCGACAGCCTGGCGCTGGAGATGACGCTGGAGCGCTACAAGGACCAGGCCGAAGGCGGCCAGGGCGTTGGCGATGCCTCTGCCATGCTGAAATACATGGGAACCGAGCTGAACAAGCAACGGCTTGAACTGATCATGGCCGCCGATGGGGCCGATGCCCTGACCTGGGGAGACACGCCAGCCTCGTCCTGGCTGCGCACCAAGGCCAACTCGATCGAGGGCGGCACCTCCGAGGTGATGCTCTCCATTATCAGCCGTCGCATTTTGAACCTTCCAGGATAAGAAACATGGCAAAACTCATTCAAACAGAGGAAGAAACCCTCTTGGCAGAGGCGGCCCATGGGTTCCTCTCCAAATCTGCCCCTGTGTCTCGTCTGCGCGAGATGCGCGATAGCGGTAAACACTCTGACCCAGAACTGTGGCAGGAAATGGTGGCGGCCGGCTGGGCCGGTGTGCTGGTTCCCGAAACCGCTGAGGGCTCTGACATGGGGCACGCGGCGGCTCATGTACTGGCCCGCGAGATGGGCCGCAACCTGACTGTCAGCCCGTTTCTGAGCACCGCCGTCATGGCCGCAACCCTGCTGCGCCAATTCGGCGATGACAGTGCCACCAATAAACTGAAACAGATTGCGGTCGGCGGGCTCACCTATGCGCTGGCGCTGGATGAGACAGCAAAATTTTCGCCCGACCGGGTTGAACTAACGGCGGAAAGCCGTGGCAACGGCTATGTGTTGAACGGTAAAAAGCGTTTTGTTGTCGATGGGTGTGATGCTGACCGCATTCTGGTGTTGGCCAAAAGTGATGCGGGCCTGTGCCTGTTTGATCTGGCCAACAAAGCAAAGGGCCTGACCCAGAGCCCGCTGAAGATGATCGACAGCCGCGATGCTGCAGACCTGATATTTGACAATGTCGAGGTCTCAGGCGAGGCGCTGCTGGGTGAGGCCGGCGCAGGCTATGAATTGCTGAAACCCGCGCTAGAGGCCGGACAGGCTGCACTGGCTGCCGAAACCACCGGGCTGGCCGAGGCGGCGTTTTCCCTGACCACCAATTACCTGAAAGAGCGCAAACAGTTTGGCATCACCATCGGCAGCTTTCAGGCGCTGCAGCACCGGGCGGCGCATCTGTGGTGCGAAATCGAGCTCACCCATTCCGCGGTGTTGAATGCCGGGCGTATTCTGGACGAAACTCCTGATCAGGCGACACTTGCGGTCTCGGTCGCCAAGGCGCGGGCAACGGATACGGCCCAGAAATCGGTTCAGGAAGGCGTGCAGATGCATGGCGGCATTGGCATGACGGATGAATTCGACATGGGATTTTATATGAAACGCGCCCGTGTCGCAGCCGAATGGCTGGGGGACTATGGCTATCACGCAGGGCTTGTTGCCCAATTGCGCGGCTTCTAAGGAGAGATTGAAATGCAGGATCTGTTTACACTCAACGGCAAGACCGCGCTGATCACTGGTGGAGCAACGGGCATTGGCCGGATGGCGGCTGAAGCCATGGTCCGGGCTGGCGCCCGGGTCTTGATCGCCTCGCGCAAGGGCCATGCCTGCGAAGCCGTGGCACAGGAGCTGAACGCATTGGATGCGCCAGGATCTGCCGAAGGCTTTGCCGGGGATGTCGGCACAGAAGAGGGTATCATCGCCCTGGTGGAAGAGGTTCAATCCCGCACAGAGCAACTTGATATTTTGATGAATAACTCAGGCATCACCTGGGGGGCAGAGCTAAAGGACTTCCCGCATCAGGCCTGGGAAAAGGTGATGAATGTCAATGTCACCGGCGTCTTTGACCTGACCC
This genomic interval carries:
- the aroQ gene encoding type II 3-dehydroquinate dehydratase, which encodes MHSLLILNGPNLNLLGTRQPEVYGAETLDMLENSCIEHAKKLGFQVQCLQSNHEGVLLDAIHAARGQHVGIVLNAGAYTHTSVALMDAIYSVEIPTVEVHLSNIHAREVFRHQSYIARAAIGQICGFGTQGYLMAIDALVQKLTQSSDVS
- a CDS encoding helix-turn-helix transcriptional regulator, with protein sequence MTILEYLHFVSGAKSLEELWHAHVVKMAEYGFDRLIYGYTRFKTETSLGDPDDFVILTNHDQKYISGFLHQGLYRQAPMVLWALENEGACSWKIIRELLNNGQLGPASKQVIEFNERMQLTAGYTISFFSASKRYKGAISLAAKPGSCQSELDEMWKEHGEDIVLMNNVVHLKILTLPYDPPNRGLTNRQREALEWVGDGKTTQDIALLMGLTSATVEKHLRLARASLSVETSAQAVLKAALQNQMYILET
- a CDS encoding acyl-CoA dehydrogenase family protein, whose protein sequence is MAKLIQTEEETLLAEAAHGFLSKSAPVSRLREMRDSGKHSDPELWQEMVAAGWAGVLVPETAEGSDMGHAAAHVLAREMGRNLTVSPFLSTAVMAATLLRQFGDDSATNKLKQIAVGGLTYALALDETAKFSPDRVELTAESRGNGYVLNGKKRFVVDGCDADRILVLAKSDAGLCLFDLANKAKGLTQSPLKMIDSRDAADLIFDNVEVSGEALLGEAGAGYELLKPALEAGQAALAAETTGLAEAAFSLTTNYLKERKQFGITIGSFQALQHRAAHLWCEIELTHSAVLNAGRILDETPDQATLAVSVAKARATDTAQKSVQEGVQMHGGIGMTDEFDMGFYMKRARVAAEWLGDYGYHAGLVAQLRGF
- a CDS encoding acyl-CoA dehydrogenase family protein: MGQGDAGRDHAEFRREVREWLEANCPPEMRDGAGGEDAICWGGTTWVFTCEAQKTWLDRCAARGFTVPTWPKPYGGAGLSRDEDKILKQEMQAIGARSPLDSFGIWMLGPALLKFGSEEQKLHFLPPIARGEIRWCQGYSEPGAGSDLAGVQTHAADQGDTWLVNGQKIWTSYADRADWIFALLRTNREAKKHLGISFVLMDMRSPGITTRPIQLISGASPFCETFFEDVEVPKHQVVGTIDRGWDVAKYLLTHEREMISNGGNVMGSGRALGAVLAESETGQSDPVLRGEAMRAEVDSLALEMTLERYKDQAEGGQGVGDASAMLKYMGTELNKQRLELIMAADGADALTWGDTPASSWLRTKANSIEGGTSEVMLSIISRRILNLPG
- a CDS encoding NADPH:quinone oxidoreductase family protein, which encodes MKSMLSTTPGGPQTLVWTEQPDLSPGKGELLVEIRAAGVNFPDTLIIRDLYQMKPARPFAPGGEISGVVTALGEGVSGYEIGDRVLALTGHGGFATQICMAANQAVKFPEAMPFEDAAGFVFTYGTSYHALKDRAELKPGETLLILGAAGGVGAAAIELGKSMGAKVIAAVSSAEKAAFCKKIGADETLVYSRDMSRDEQKDFSNNIKELSGKSGVDVVYDAVGGNYAEPALRTMAWLGRYLVVGFPAGIPEIPLNLPLLKGCDIRGVFWGASVFRDPKGHAENMAELQALYGSGKIKPQICDVLPMTEAAKALEMMQDRRVMGKVVLTNS